In a single window of the Bradyrhizobium sp. ORS 285 genome:
- a CDS encoding transglutaminase-like cysteine peptidase — protein MAEPALSVPPPVRFFTINSVLAKHDGLRRAASGPVEVASTDVATRAGISSDAPQGPALAAPSDEPFGLMTFRAPEGLLWIKWRGVQGAMTSERLPVERCNADDARCSPSERSFVALKRLAAAATDARVRAEIVNRGVNQAVRYVSDDQQHGLPDVWSSPLQTLRTGLGDCEDYAIAKYAVLLAAGTAEADLKLLLVRDLAVRQDHAVLAVRIDGKWLVLDNRRAALMEGRDLQSFMPLFAIDHRGVSLFAAPYAERLHHESESDLAPAAEAESGGSWGQGPPLLL, from the coding sequence ATGGCCGAGCCAGCTCTGTCCGTGCCGCCGCCCGTCCGCTTCTTCACCATCAATTCCGTGCTCGCCAAGCATGACGGCCTGCGCCGCGCGGCCTCTGGACCGGTTGAAGTGGCGTCGACCGACGTGGCAACGCGCGCTGGGATCAGCAGCGACGCGCCGCAAGGACCCGCTCTGGCAGCGCCGAGCGACGAACCCTTCGGCTTGATGACCTTCCGCGCGCCCGAAGGCCTGTTGTGGATCAAATGGCGTGGTGTTCAGGGCGCGATGACCAGCGAGCGGCTCCCGGTCGAGCGGTGCAACGCCGATGACGCGCGCTGCTCGCCGTCGGAGCGCAGCTTCGTGGCGCTGAAGCGGCTGGCTGCTGCGGCCACCGACGCGCGCGTCCGCGCGGAGATCGTCAATCGCGGCGTCAATCAAGCCGTGCGTTATGTCAGCGACGATCAACAGCACGGCTTGCCCGACGTCTGGAGCTCACCGTTGCAGACCCTGCGCACCGGCCTCGGCGACTGCGAGGACTACGCCATCGCCAAATACGCCGTGCTGCTCGCAGCCGGAACGGCGGAAGCCGATCTCAAGCTGCTCCTGGTCCGCGACCTCGCCGTGCGCCAGGACCACGCGGTTCTCGCTGTGCGGATCGACGGCAAATGGCTGGTGCTCGACAATCGCCGTGCCGCCTTGATGGAAGGCCGCGATCTGCAGTCCTTCATGCCGCTGTTTGCGATCGATCATCGCGGCGTCAGCCTATTTGCTGCGCCCTATGCCGAGCGGCTGCACCACGAGAGCGAGAGCGATCTTGCGCCGGCTGCCGAGGCGGAGAGTGGTGGTAGTTGGGGGCAGGGTCCGCCGCTCTTGCTTTAA
- a CDS encoding HlyD family type I secretion periplasmic adaptor subunit: MSHSDFAFSNDIRAAIELRTPKTARMLLFASLGLFFTFLIWAHFAVLDEVKRGNGKVVPSRQTQVVQSLEGGIIADLLVQEGAIVEKDQPLARIEDTNFASQFGEIRERRGAMAARVIRLAAETEGRSPVVFPDDLVADAPRAVQSERAVFDAHARKLAQDIDVVQQQEQQKSKEIDELRATEKRFSETLALLNRELGLTRKLYEQKVVPEIEMLRADRQATDMRGQLAVVQASIVKTEAAVQEARARRLNIVTAFRAQAEDDLAKSRGDLAVLDENIKSAQDRVRRTELRSPVRGIVNRVNVTTIGAVVAPGASLMEITPLDDTLLVEGRIRPQDIAFIRPNHEAVVKLSAYDSSVYGSLHGRVERISADTITDEKGDKNERGETFYRVMVRTEKNHLGTAEQPLPIIPGMVATVEILTGKKSVLDYLVKPARMLRDEALRER; encoded by the coding sequence ATGTCGCACAGTGATTTCGCCTTCTCCAACGACATCCGCGCGGCGATCGAGCTGCGCACGCCGAAGACGGCGCGGATGCTGCTGTTCGCCTCGCTCGGCCTGTTCTTCACCTTTTTGATCTGGGCGCATTTCGCCGTGCTCGACGAGGTCAAGCGCGGCAACGGCAAGGTCGTGCCGTCGCGCCAGACCCAGGTGGTGCAGTCGCTGGAAGGCGGCATCATCGCCGACCTGCTGGTGCAGGAGGGCGCGATCGTCGAGAAGGACCAGCCGCTGGCGCGGATCGAGGACACCAATTTCGCCTCGCAGTTCGGCGAGATTCGCGAGCGCCGCGGCGCGATGGCGGCGCGCGTCATCCGGCTCGCGGCGGAGACCGAGGGCCGCAGCCCGGTCGTGTTTCCCGACGACCTCGTCGCCGACGCTCCGCGCGCGGTGCAGAGCGAGCGCGCCGTGTTCGACGCCCATGCCCGCAAGCTGGCGCAGGACATCGACGTCGTGCAGCAGCAGGAGCAGCAGAAGAGCAAGGAGATCGACGAGCTCCGGGCGACCGAGAAGCGCTTCTCGGAGACGCTCGCGCTGCTCAATCGCGAGCTCGGCCTGACCCGCAAGCTCTATGAGCAGAAGGTGGTGCCGGAGATCGAGATGCTGCGCGCCGACCGCCAGGCCACCGACATGCGCGGCCAGCTCGCGGTCGTCCAAGCCAGCATCGTCAAGACGGAAGCCGCCGTGCAGGAAGCGCGGGCCCGCCGGCTGAACATCGTCACCGCCTTCCGCGCCCAGGCCGAGGACGACCTCGCCAAGTCCCGCGGCGATCTCGCCGTGCTCGACGAGAACATCAAGTCGGCCCAGGACCGCGTGCGGCGGACCGAGCTGCGCTCGCCGGTGCGTGGCATCGTCAATCGCGTCAACGTCACCACCATCGGTGCGGTCGTCGCGCCCGGCGCCAGCCTGATGGAGATCACGCCGCTCGACGACACGCTGCTGGTGGAGGGCCGCATCCGGCCGCAGGACATCGCCTTCATCCGTCCCAACCATGAGGCGGTGGTCAAGCTCAGCGCCTATGATTCCTCGGTGTATGGCTCGCTGCACGGTCGCGTCGAGCGCATCAGCGCCGACACCATCACCGACGAGAAGGGCGACAAGAACGAGCGCGGCGAGACCTTCTATCGCGTGATGGTGCGCACGGAGAAGAACCATCTCGGCACCGCGGAGCAGCCGCTTCCGATCATTCCGGGCATGGTCGCGACTGTGGAGATCCTGACCGGCAAGAAGTCGGTGCTGGACTATCTGGTCAAGCCGGCCCGCATGCTGCGCGATGAGGCGCTGCGCGAGCGCTGA